A segment of the Mercurialis annua linkage group LG4, ddMerAnnu1.2, whole genome shotgun sequence genome:
AAAACTAAATCAACGCTTTGTCCTTTCTCTCTAAGTACGGTAGCCACGCTAGCAGCTGCTCCTTGAAGATCACTGTCTAGAGCACATACAATCACCTCGACTTGAAGGCTGAGCTCCGGCAGGAGACCCTTCTCTTTTAGTAGCTGTCACAAAAGATAGAATAGTTCTTAATGAAGGACGAGAAATATAacaataacaaaacaaatctgacAGCAAACTAACTAGGACAGGTGAGAATGGAGAAAGATATTGAAGAAATCTCATACACCAAGGTCAAGATATTTGCAGAAAATGACGCATAAGTTCatgtaatattaaaatactcATATTGGCAATTAAAAATCATCattaagaaaaagaagaaaaagaataagaCTTTCCACTTACTTCAACTATAACAGCATCACCAAATCCAAATCCACAAGCTGGAAGATCATCACCGCCAAAAGTAGAAAGTAAGCGATCATATCTCCCACCACCGCATATGGCTCTCAACTTTCCATCCCTATCAAAACCCTAGAAGAAGAAAAGACGATTTGCATAGTTACACAAAAGAACAATTTCTACGATTTCACAATGAAAAAAGGAGGATAGAAAGACCACAAAAATCCAAGCAAAGCTTTCCACGTCACCGCATATTTCTTTATGTTAGCGCGGTAACTTTTACACAGGATGAGCTACATGTATCCACTTTTTCACCAAACAAAGCGTCGAACGTTCTTTATTTGCACATATTTTCAAATAAGACTCACCTTAGTAACACCTTTACTTATTACATGAGCTAAGTGATGGTATACATACTCATATTCAGACCTAAGCTATGCAAATTTGAGGTACCTTAGTTTGAATGGGGTCTTTGAACACTAAAGCTACAGTAGCGAACTAGAATCACTCACAACAGGATCGTTGATACGCAGCTCTTAATGTTTAGATTATACTGTTAGATGTTCATGTATTAGTAAACGATATACATGTACACCAAACACCGCAAAGTGTCACTTATTCATCCAAGGTAgaacattttaaaatagatGTAGTAAGTAGTAAGTACTATTCTTCCAAAAGAGCACCTACGAtgaagttaaaaaataaaaacacaaaataagcTCTGAAGCATCAAACTGAAAACAATAACCAAACTTTGCCTAATAAAAAGACAATATCATAAACCTTACCTCAAAAACAATACCAGTATAGTAGGCAAGACCACGGACAACTGAAGCATCAAACTGAATCCACTCAGAATAACCAAATTTTTCAGCAAGAGAGAAAAGTTGTTTAAGGTCAGCAATTGCTTCCCCTGCATCTCCAAGTATTTCTACATTCACAAAAGCGTTTGCACTAAATCAGAAAATAAGACATGCATTCTCTCTCCTTGATAACTTTGTATTAGTGATTCAGGATCTAAAGGTACCACATGGCTATTCTACATATTAGTTTCAGAGGAGCAGATCTAGTTATCAATGCAATTTAGTCTACACGCTAGAGGATTAAAATGTTAACACAGcaaaaaagtgaggctagaaaTTCTCAAGAGGCAACGATTTGCATAAAGAGTGTATGGTCCATCAGGAAAATTTTCAGGTAACTCTTTTGGCTGTGACTATAAGGATGACCCAATTATCATCACTAATGACACGATTTCTTCTGGTTATATTATGTTGTAGTGAGCAATGAACGCTAGCAATAAGCAAGAAAATAAACTTATAGTCATTGgctaaaatgaaaaattcaaCTAACTTGTCAAACCATTTGTTGAACCCAACCTTCCAACTTTGTCAATGACTTAATGGAAAGGACTTGCAGTAGCTCCTCAATAGCTTGTTCTGACATCCCAACGGATTTCAATTCTGTCTTAATTTCATCTCTAGAGATCTTCTCAATCTGTTTGATGGCCCCATCAGCCATGCCAAAAACAAGGAAAATAAGTTGACGCGTCCAATTTGAAACAAACATGAAAATGAACAAGCATCGGTACACATGAAGTGACCATCAAAATTCACATAGATACAAGCAAGGATGGGAGTGTTGTCGTTATTGCTTGCTTCTAGCAACCCCTAAGGGAGTGGACAAAACTTTCATCTCAAAACATGAATACTTAAGTGACTAACCTTGTCTATAATGATGCAGACCTTGCCAAACATATTGTCAGAAATAGAATAGCATCTTAATACTTCCTGCAAAACCTGTAAGAAAGATCTCAAAAAGTTAATGCAAAGTTTTGAGCATGCAACAATTAGTTAATGCAAGTGTTGAGCATGCAACAATTAGTTAATGCAAGTGTTGAGCATGCAACAATTAGTTAGTGCAAGTATTGAGCATACAAATCCAACATTAAGACCAGATCAGATTGTCCTTGTTGCCCTTAAAGATATGAAAACAATGGCAACAGCAAACAGTCCACTTATAGATagaaatattatgataaaatgcAACACGAGAAAAAGTTCACGTTCCTCCAAATACAAGATGCAACACCTTTCGGCTAGAAACTTTGAAACCAACATCTGCTGCAGTAATACCAATGCGCTTGAAAAATGTGACAATAGAAGAGATAAGCTCTGCTTCAGCCTACAAAATTAATAGAGAAAATATTGTTAAAAGAAAGCTTCATCATATCTGAATAACAATAAAACCTGTAAATTTACAGAATAAAGGAATTGAAGAGGGAGACAACAATAAAGAATACACTTTCGTGATCTACCTTGAGGGCTTTACTAAAGGTCAAATGTTGTCCATCAAACATACAAAGATTTAAATCATAGGTGCATATATTTGTGTATCAGGGTGAAAAACATGCATATTTGAAACTTGAAGGAAAGGGAGGggagaacatttacaaaaagaATTAAATCCTCGAAAATATCTTGAAACAAGTGATTCCTTGATTGAGAATTTTAGGTTAAGAGTACTTACTGTAACTTCAGGGACACCAATAATATCCATGTTCCACTGGTAATGCTCACGACGACGACCTCTTGTCATCCTCTCATATCGCCAACACTGTCCCACAGCGAACCATTTCAAAGGGAGAGGTACTGATTTTCTGAACCAAAAAAGACATGGAGATCAAACTCTGGGATTTGCCCTGGATACAAAAATCATAGGCAAATAAATACATGAACAATAAAATTTCTTTcgcaaattaaaatcaaaaattgaacATGACAGGGAAAGcgtaaaatataataaaaggcAGCATATGCTATTGAAAATCAAAAGCAGCGCCATGGATCATAGGTTTAGTACCCTTTCTGTATCACTAGCCTTGCCAAAGATGGAGTGAGCTCAGGCCTCAATGCAACACGACGATTTCCACGATCTTCAAAGCAGTATAACTGCACCATTAAACAAGAGAAAGAAATTGTTCCTGAAGCAATTCTAAATGTGAACAAACTAAAGCAA
Coding sequences within it:
- the LOC126677165 gene encoding histidine--tRNA ligase, chloroplastic/mitochondrial-like, giving the protein MAPIRYSLHVIHQPHFSLYIKPLILSLTHFSHSSISPRKLSIINPRTLSSVVSAYPPAEISGGGGRSGGISAPPPVLEDSIKKIDVNPPKGTRDFPPEEMRLRSWLFNNFREVSRLYGFEEVDFPVLESEALFIRKAGEEIRDQLYCFEDRGNRRVALRPELTPSLARLVIQKGKSVPLPLKWFAVGQCWRYERMTRGRRREHYQWNMDIIGVPEVTAEAELISSIVTFFKRIGITAADVGFKVSSRKVLQEVLRCYSISDNMFGKVCIIIDKIEKISRDEIKTELKSVGMSEQAIEELLQVLSIKSLTKLEEILGDAGEAIADLKQLFSLAEKFGYSEWIQFDASVVRGLAYYTGIVFEGFDRDGKLRAICGGGRYDRLLSTFGGDDLPACGFGFGDAVIVELLKEKGLLPELSLQVEVIVCALDSDLQGAAASVATVLREKGQSVDLVLENKPLKWVFKRAARVNAKRLVLVGSSEWQKGMVCVKILSTGEQYEVKLNELQ